In a genomic window of Gossypium arboreum isolate Shixiya-1 chromosome 7, ASM2569848v2, whole genome shotgun sequence:
- the LOC128295573 gene encoding uncharacterized protein LOC128295573, with protein sequence MEIQDTPSYLENATSSYWSDISRETMISDIDSTTYNYHSALQKTLELPTCKLREKNLTSCIDNDSTFGFPFVRHGSFLPFISSNEPDDLHDPNGSLPAREAFLPLLEWDSLNGTSPYWSDRSRETMLSNIHSPPYNNHSTLQKYLESPSYEVREKNLISRVEGDPTFCCPFVRPQSFLPFSSFKEPDYLRDPTGLLPGGDPYFPQLEWDSVNMNKRSSSATYQNTNWTIVPALQCSWDHQQTLDIPFNSVEKLDDSHDPNGSPGREPHLALLQWHPDVNERSLSATCPDTNWTLIPAAQSSWNHQQSLNNWRESFGTLGLCSSPVLGNYPQYFYTLVSPTSTSYEKHDFGRSILETDEEIIADSQHLPLTLSHSSNCFNLIADCNHFEVACQGSESSGFLPSPENHLGFMSNALVEENNTTDFGNHLSYVLNVQWKSYNQVV encoded by the coding sequence ATGGAAATTCAAGATACACCATCATACTTGGAAAATGCTACATCATCTTATTGGTCAGACATATCAAGGGAAACCATGATCTCTGATATCGACTCTACAACCTATAACTATCACAGCGCTCTTCAAAAGACTTTAGAATTACCTACCTGCAAACTAAGAGAGAAAAATCTGACTTCCTGCATTGATAATGACTCCACTTTTGGCTTTCCATTCGTGAGACATGGATCTTTTCTACCATTTATTTCTTCCAACGAGCCAGATGATTTGCATGACCCAAATGGATCTTTACCTGCAAGAGAGGCTTTTTTGCCACTGCTTGAATGGGATTCCTTAAATGGTACATCACCTTACTGGTCAGACAGATCGAGGGAGACTATGCTCTCTAATATCCACTCTCCACCCTATAACAACCACAGCACCCTTCAAAAGTATTTAGAGTCACCTAGCTATGAAGTAAGAGAGAAAAATCTAATCTCCCGCGTTGAAGGTGACCCCACTTTTTGCTGTCCATTTGTAAGACCTCAATCTTTTCTACCATTTAGTTCTTTTAAAGAGCCTGATTATTTGCGTGATCCAACTGGGTTGTTGCCTGGAGGAGATCCATATTTTCCGCAGCTTGAATGGGATTCTGTAAACATGAATAAACGAAGCTCATCTGCTACTTACCAGAATACAAATTGGACTATAGTTCCTGCATTACAATGTTCATGGGATCATCAGCAAACTCTAGATATCCCATTTAATTCTGTCGAAAAGCTAGATGATTCCCATGATCCAAATGGATCTCCTGGAAGAGAACCACATTTGGCATTGCTTCAGTGGCACCCTGACGTAAATGAAAGGAGCTTATCAGCTACTTGTCCAGATACAAATTGGACCCTAATTCCTGCAGCACAAAGTTCATGGAATCATCAGCAAAGTCTAAATAACTGGCGCGAATCATTTGGAACTCTTGGGTTGTGTTCATCACCTGTACTAGGAAATTATCCCCAATACTTTTATACATTAGTGTCTCCCACTAGTACCAGCTATGAGAAACATGACTTTGGAAGATCTATTTTAGAAACAGATGAAGAAATAATTGCAGATTCGCAACATCTTCCTTTGACCTTATCACATTCCTCAAATTGCTTTAATCTGATTGCTGATTGCAATCATTTTGAAGTTGCATGTCAAGGCAGCGAGTCTAGTGGCTTTCTCCCATCTCCTGAAAATCACCTTGGCTTCATGAGCAATGCTTTGGTTGAGGAGAATAATACTACTGATTTTGGAAATCATCTTTCCTATGTCCTTAATGTACAATGGAAATCTTACAATCAAGTTGTTTAA